In one Cloacibacillus porcorum genomic region, the following are encoded:
- a CDS encoding Ig-like domain-containing protein has translation MIHPPPFKFIKVHNKLLLPLVLSLLTLFILVSPHCACALTQDADGVYLIATSADLIVFRDGVNLGASGDARLTADIDLSLPDGTPTEWTPIGNRLRYVGVFDGAGHTVSGYTITEPATATSSIGFFGAIGYATIRGLTVSGDIDVQASKTCYAGGIVGQVHDDGTVEDCVNRGTVRVNAAKNTSIIYVGGITGLNSGAISNCVNYSGASNLSSQATNPQHAGGIAGMSRRVILNCANYGEVQGEYAKDGYIGGIAGATNYKSYDCTISNCVNFGTVSGKDASGKGKIKTGGIAGLNNGDSKISDCANGGDVSGGEYTGGIAGSNEGDVSNCGWLKTETVNKDLEKGVGTGNDGAEAVSIDQTGIDKSTVALRVKLVNRTVMTGGTTEITLSALPGSPDIFGGFVKKITVTPSDTEIISADVNNENGTITLTGTKEGTASIVVSADIDPTDFKNNFAPSGKDTPLSFTFNITVSDVPVTGITIAPEKMELKVGGSGKFTATVSPSDATDQGLTWSSDNEKIAAVDSEGSVKAIAAGTATITVTAADGKHQAKAAVTVTSTPRHGGGGNGCSAGTGALALLALAPLWLMRRKKVK, from the coding sequence TTGATACACCCCCCCCCGTTTAAGTTCATTAAGGTTCATAATAAACTCTTACTCCCGCTTGTCCTCTCTCTTTTAACTCTCTTCATCCTCGTTTCGCCCCATTGCGCCTGCGCGCTGACACAAGACGCAGACGGTGTTTATCTCATCGCCACCTCGGCGGATCTCATCGTCTTCCGCGACGGCGTAAACTTAGGCGCCTCCGGCGACGCGCGCCTCACCGCCGACATCGACCTCTCGCTGCCCGACGGGACACCGACTGAATGGACGCCCATCGGCAACAGACTCCGCTACGTCGGCGTCTTTGACGGCGCGGGCCATACCGTCAGTGGCTACACAATAACAGAACCAGCAACGGCCACATCTTCTATAGGATTCTTCGGCGCTATTGGATACGCCACGATAAGGGGGCTCACCGTCAGCGGCGATATAGACGTACAGGCCTCGAAGACCTGCTATGCGGGCGGTATCGTGGGACAAGTCCACGACGACGGCACAGTCGAAGACTGCGTCAACAGAGGCACCGTAAGAGTCAACGCCGCTAAAAATACTTCCATTATCTACGTGGGCGGCATCACTGGACTCAACTCAGGAGCCATATCAAACTGCGTCAACTACAGCGGCGCCTCAAACCTCAGCAGCCAAGCCACCAACCCCCAACACGCCGGCGGCATCGCGGGAATGAGCCGCCGCGTCATATTAAACTGTGCAAACTACGGCGAAGTGCAGGGTGAATACGCAAAGGATGGATATATCGGCGGCATCGCAGGGGCAACCAATTACAAGAGCTATGACTGCACAATATCAAACTGCGTAAACTTCGGTACGGTCTCAGGCAAAGACGCCTCCGGCAAAGGAAAGATAAAGACCGGCGGCATCGCGGGGCTCAACAACGGGGACAGCAAGATATCAGACTGCGCCAACGGCGGCGATGTCTCCGGCGGCGAATACACCGGCGGCATCGCGGGAAGCAACGAGGGAGATGTATCAAACTGCGGCTGGCTGAAAACGGAGACGGTCAATAAAGATCTCGAAAAAGGTGTAGGAACTGGTAACGATGGCGCTGAAGCCGTCAGTATCGACCAGACCGGGATAGACAAGAGCACCGTCGCGCTCAGAGTCAAACTTGTTAACCGCACCGTCATGACCGGCGGGACGACGGAGATCACCCTCTCCGCCCTGCCAGGAAGCCCCGATATATTCGGCGGTTTCGTGAAGAAGATCACCGTAACCCCGTCTGACACTGAGATAATATCCGCCGACGTCAACAACGAAAACGGCACGATAACGCTCACCGGCACCAAGGAAGGAACGGCCTCCATCGTCGTCTCGGCCGACATCGACCCGACGGACTTCAAAAACAACTTCGCCCCATCCGGCAAGGATACTCCGCTCTCCTTCACCTTTAACATCACGGTCAGCGACGTACCGGTAACAGGGATCACCATCGCCCCAGAGAAGATGGAGCTCAAGGTGGGAGGAAGCGGCAAATTCACCGCCACGGTATCGCCCTCAGACGCCACAGACCAGGGGCTCACCTGGAGCAGCGACAATGAAAAGATCGCCGCGGTCGACAGCGAAGGCAGCGTAAAGGCCATCGCCGCCGGTACCGCCACAATCACCGTAACGGCGGCGGACGGAAAGCACCAGGCAAAGGCAGCAGTGACCGTCACCAGTACCCCCCGCCACGGCGGCGGCGGAAACGGCTGCTCAGCGGGCACAGGCGCACTGGCGCTGCTGGCACTGGCTCCGCTATGGTTGATGAGAAGGAAAAAGGTAAAATAA
- a CDS encoding gamma-glutamyltransferase family protein: MKMDALKYKYPSRRTLVYGSRGMTATTQPLAAQAGLEMLRRGGNAVDAAVATAACLTVVEPTSNGIGGDAFALVWTGGKLHGLNSSGHAPSLADADELLNGGWEKMPLYGWKAVTVPGAPAAWAALNAKFGRLPLDVLLEPAIHYARGGFPVSPTVSLLWKKAFAGFAKNLHGGEFAHIFECFTAEGKAPAAGQIWRCEAQARTLEKIAETSAAAFYTGELAEAIDRFSKEHDGWLRAEDLAAFAPEWVEPIGVNYRGYDVWEIPPNGQGIVALMALNILKKFELSERECARSYHLQIEAIKLAFAEALAEVGDPRHMRRSVAELLSEEFAERRAALIDPAVAGLPTSERQTSGGTVYLAAADGEGNMVSMIQSNYRGFGSGLCVPGTGITLHNRGNNFSLDPASPNFLAPGKRPYHTIIPGFITKDNEAVGPFGVMGAFMQPQGHLQMIANMVDFALNPQEALDAPRWQWTEGKRVGLEQGVENHIIKELAAMGHEVYVDYDHSSYGRGQMILRGEEGALMGATEPRADGYVAVY; encoded by the coding sequence ATGAAAATGGACGCTCTGAAATATAAATATCCCTCGCGCCGTACGCTTGTATACGGTTCGCGCGGCATGACCGCCACCACGCAGCCGCTGGCCGCGCAGGCAGGGCTTGAAATGCTCAGAAGGGGCGGAAACGCGGTGGACGCCGCGGTGGCGACCGCCGCCTGCCTTACGGTGGTGGAGCCGACCAGCAACGGGATCGGCGGAGACGCCTTCGCGCTCGTATGGACCGGGGGCAAGCTGCACGGCCTCAATTCCAGCGGACATGCGCCGTCGCTGGCCGATGCCGACGAACTCCTTAACGGCGGCTGGGAAAAGATGCCGCTCTACGGGTGGAAGGCCGTCACCGTTCCCGGCGCTCCCGCCGCCTGGGCGGCGCTTAACGCGAAGTTTGGCCGCCTGCCGCTCGATGTGCTGCTTGAACCGGCGATCCACTACGCGCGCGGCGGCTTTCCCGTCTCGCCGACGGTGAGCCTGCTCTGGAAAAAGGCCTTCGCCGGTTTTGCCAAGAATCTCCACGGCGGCGAGTTCGCACACATCTTCGAGTGCTTCACGGCGGAGGGCAAAGCGCCCGCCGCGGGGCAGATCTGGCGCTGCGAGGCGCAGGCGCGCACGCTGGAAAAAATCGCGGAGACGAGCGCCGCCGCCTTCTATACGGGGGAACTCGCGGAGGCGATAGACCGCTTCTCGAAGGAGCATGACGGCTGGCTGCGCGCCGAAGATCTCGCCGCGTTCGCTCCCGAGTGGGTCGAGCCGATAGGCGTGAATTACCGTGGCTACGACGTCTGGGAGATACCGCCGAACGGACAGGGCATTGTTGCGCTGATGGCGCTGAACATCCTGAAAAAATTCGAGCTGTCGGAGCGCGAATGCGCGCGCAGCTACCACCTGCAGATAGAGGCGATAAAACTGGCGTTTGCCGAGGCTCTCGCCGAGGTGGGCGACCCGCGCCATATGCGCCGTTCGGTGGCTGAGCTGCTTTCGGAGGAGTTCGCAGAACGCCGCGCTGCCCTCATCGACCCAGCCGTGGCCGGGCTTCCAACCTCCGAGCGCCAGACCTCCGGCGGCACGGTCTATCTGGCGGCGGCGGACGGCGAAGGGAACATGGTCTCGATGATACAGAGCAACTACCGCGGCTTTGGCTCCGGCCTCTGCGTGCCGGGAACGGGGATCACCCTGCATAACCGGGGGAATAATTTCTCGCTTGACCCAGCCTCGCCGAACTTCCTCGCGCCGGGCAAGAGGCCCTACCACACGATAATACCGGGCTTTATCACCAAGGACAACGAGGCTGTCGGCCCCTTTGGGGTGATGGGGGCTTTCATGCAGCCGCAGGGACACCTTCAGATGATCGCCAACATGGTGGACTTTGCCCTCAACCCGCAGGAGGCGCTCGACGCGCCGCGCTGGCAGTGGACGGAGGGAAAACGGGTCGGCCTCGAGCAGGGCGTGGAGAACCATATCATCAAAGAGCTCGCCGCGATGGGACATGAGGTCTATGTGGACTACGACCACAGCTCCTACGGGCGCGGACAGATGATACTGCGCGGCGAAGAGGGCGCTCTCATGGGGGCGACGGAGCCGCGGGCCGACGGTTACGTCGCCGTATATTAA
- a CDS encoding IS3 family transposase: MVIERNIKYRIIFEFSTKHSVCGMCRFLSVSRSAYYSWLKRRGMEDKDGPLIEAIRTGQDINKNTYGYRRMTLWLNNFIGIHVNNKRVRRVMKKAGLQAEIRKKKKFKVMSGNIHSYENILNREFRSDRPNQKLVTDITYIRTKKGNIFLSMIKDLFDNSIQGYQISRNNNIKLVTDTLKKAFENNNKVVADGPILHSDQGFQYTSHAYFNLTQRYGLKVSMSRKGNCLDNACAENFFSHIKSELVNRVKWENYEEAKDAIDEYIRYYNNDRIQIKLKKAPMQYRSLFIE; encoded by the coding sequence GTGGTGATAGAAAGAAATATTAAATACAGAATCATTTTTGAATTTTCAACAAAACATTCTGTCTGTGGAATGTGTAGATTTTTGTCCGTATCACGCTCTGCATACTACAGTTGGCTAAAGCGGCGTGGAATGGAAGATAAAGACGGTCCTCTCATAGAAGCAATAAGAACGGGACAGGATATCAACAAAAACACTTATGGGTACAGGCGAATGACTCTGTGGCTCAACAACTTCATTGGCATTCATGTAAACAATAAGAGGGTAAGGCGTGTTATGAAAAAAGCGGGACTTCAAGCGGAAATAAGAAAAAAGAAAAAGTTTAAAGTGATGTCAGGAAATATCCACAGCTATGAGAATATCCTGAACAGAGAATTTCGTTCCGACAGACCAAACCAGAAACTGGTTACTGATATCACATATATACGAACAAAAAAGGGTAATATATTCCTCTCCATGATAAAAGATCTCTTTGATAATTCCATACAGGGATATCAAATCAGTCGTAATAATAATATTAAGTTAGTAACCGATACATTGAAGAAAGCATTTGAAAACAATAATAAGGTGGTCGCTGATGGACCAATCCTCCACAGCGACCAGGGGTTTCAATATACAAGCCATGCATATTTCAACCTGACACAAAGATACGGACTCAAGGTCTCGATGTCAAGGAAAGGAAATTGTTTGGATAATGCCTGTGCAGAAAACTTCTTTAGTCACATTAAATCAGAACTCGTCAACCGAGTAAAATGGGAGAACTACGAGGAGGCTAAAGATGCTATAGACGAATATATAAGGTATTATAATAACGACAGGATACAGATAAAATTGAAAAAGGCTCCGATGCAATATCGAAGTCTCTTTATTGAATAA
- a CDS encoding IS3 family transposase has translation MIERNIKYRIIFEFSTKHSVCGMCRFLSVSRSAYYSWLKRRGMEDKDGPLIEAIRTGQDINKNTYGYRRMTLWLNNFIGIHVNNKRVRRVMKKAGLQAEIRKKKKFKVMSGNIHSYENILNREFRSDRPNQKLVTDITYIRTKKGNIFLSMIKDLFDNSIQGYQISRNNNIKLVTDTLKKAFENNNKVVADGPILHSDQGFQYTSHAYFNLTQRYGLKVSMSRKGNCLDNACAENFFSHIKSELVNRVKWENYEEAKDAIDEYIRYYNNDRIQIKLKKAPMQYRSLFIE, from the coding sequence GTGATAGAAAGAAATATTAAATACAGAATCATTTTTGAATTTTCAACAAAACATTCTGTCTGTGGAATGTGTAGATTTTTGTCCGTATCACGCTCTGCATACTACAGTTGGCTAAAGCGGCGTGGAATGGAAGATAAAGACGGTCCTCTCATAGAAGCAATAAGAACGGGACAGGATATCAACAAAAACACTTATGGGTACAGGCGAATGACTCTGTGGCTCAACAACTTCATTGGCATTCATGTAAACAATAAGAGGGTAAGGCGTGTTATGAAAAAAGCGGGACTTCAAGCGGAAATAAGAAAAAAGAAAAAGTTTAAAGTGATGTCAGGAAATATCCACAGCTATGAGAATATCCTGAACAGAGAATTTCGTTCCGACAGACCAAACCAGAAACTGGTTACTGATATCACATATATACGAACAAAAAAGGGTAATATATTCCTCTCCATGATAAAAGATCTCTTTGATAATTCCATACAGGGATATCAAATCAGTCGTAATAATAATATTAAGTTAGTAACCGATACATTGAAGAAAGCATTTGAAAACAATAATAAGGTGGTCGCTGATGGACCAATCCTCCACAGCGACCAGGGGTTTCAATATACAAGCCATGCATATTTCAACCTGACACAAAGATACGGACTAAAGGTCTCGATGTCAAGGAAAGGAAATTGTTTGGATAATGCATGTGCAGAAAACTTCTTTAGTCACATTAAATCAGAGCTCGTCAACAGAGTAAAATGGGAGAACTATGAGGAGGCTAAAGATGCCATAGACGAATATATAAGGTATTATAATAACGACAGGATACAGATAAAATTGAAAAAGGCTCCGATGCAATATCGAAGTCTCTTTATTGAATAA
- a CDS encoding FAD-dependent oxidoreductase has translation MERFDVIVIGFGKGSKVLTSALAAQGRRVALVEKSDKMYGGTCPNVGCVPTKFLVNRAEMARIKGFASFEEKAAFYAQSIRDKKELREKILSKMFNTFGGNPNITLYTGTAKFVSPKEIEISGKDFTAAITADKIVIDTGSVPFIPPIEGLKECRCAYVSEGMLDLERLPKRLVVIGGGNIGLEFASFYRQFGSEVTVLQDLPEFFPNEDADVAAAVRETLAGQGIELVAGAKVLSVKNEGEGAVVRYAAGGEEKEAKCDAVLVSTGRVPNTRELNLGAAGVETTSRGTIAVDERMRTTASGIWAIGDVAGSPQFTYISQDDARIVMDDFKGGGRTSAGRNVPYSVFLAPPLSRVGLTEKAALAEGYKIKTAVIPVTGLPRSHVLGKYTGMLKAVVDADSGLILGAALYCEESHEMINIVTLAMNEKLSYTVLRDMIFTHPVMSEALNDLFAAIK, from the coding sequence ATGGAGAGATTCGACGTCATAGTAATCGGTTTTGGTAAGGGCAGCAAGGTTCTCACCAGCGCTCTGGCGGCTCAGGGCCGGCGCGTCGCGTTGGTGGAGAAGTCGGACAAGATGTACGGCGGGACCTGTCCCAATGTGGGCTGCGTACCGACGAAGTTCCTCGTCAACAGGGCCGAGATGGCGCGGATAAAGGGCTTCGCCAGCTTTGAGGAAAAGGCGGCCTTTTACGCGCAGTCCATCCGCGATAAAAAAGAGCTGCGGGAGAAGATCCTCAGCAAGATGTTCAATACGTTCGGCGGCAATCCGAATATCACGCTCTACACCGGCACGGCGAAGTTCGTCTCGCCGAAGGAGATAGAGATCAGCGGCAAAGACTTCACCGCCGCGATCACCGCGGATAAGATCGTCATAGATACCGGCTCCGTGCCGTTCATCCCGCCCATCGAGGGGCTTAAAGAGTGCCGATGCGCCTATGTCAGCGAGGGCATGCTCGACCTGGAACGGCTGCCGAAGCGGCTGGTGGTGATCGGCGGGGGAAATATCGGCCTTGAATTTGCCTCGTTCTACCGCCAGTTCGGTTCGGAGGTAACCGTGCTCCAGGACCTGCCGGAGTTTTTCCCGAACGAGGACGCCGATGTAGCGGCAGCGGTCAGGGAGACGCTGGCCGGGCAGGGAATAGAGCTCGTTGCCGGGGCTAAGGTGCTCTCGGTGAAGAACGAAGGCGAGGGCGCGGTCGTCAGGTATGCCGCCGGCGGAGAGGAAAAAGAGGCTAAATGCGACGCGGTGCTCGTGTCGACGGGGCGCGTCCCCAATACGCGCGAGCTGAACCTTGGAGCGGCGGGCGTGGAGACGACTTCGCGCGGCACGATTGCCGTCGACGAAAGGATGCGCACGACGGCGTCCGGGATATGGGCTATCGGGGACGTCGCGGGCAGTCCGCAGTTCACCTATATCTCACAGGACGACGCGCGTATCGTAATGGATGATTTCAAGGGCGGCGGCAGAACGAGCGCGGGCCGCAACGTTCCCTACAGCGTATTCCTCGCACCGCCGCTCTCCCGCGTCGGCCTCACGGAAAAGGCGGCGCTGGCAGAGGGATATAAGATAAAGACCGCCGTGATCCCCGTGACGGGGCTGCCGCGGTCACACGTCCTCGGCAAGTATACGGGGATGCTGAAGGCCGTCGTCGACGCCGATAGCGGACTGATCCTCGGAGCCGCCCTCTACTGCGAGGAATCACACGAGATGATAAATATCGTCACACTGGCGATGAACGAAAAGCTTTCCTACACGGTGCTGCGCGACATGATCTTCACGCACCCCGTGATGAGCGAAGCGCTTAACGATCTGTTCGCCGCGATAAAATAA
- a CDS encoding FadR/GntR family transcriptional regulator: MDTQERKISPAMPVKAERLSSQISKLILSEIQSGQLTVGDKLPPETELAQRYGVSRTILREAIASLKNEDILESKQGRGIVVKNARSRQAFRFSDVFETVSIGEVNYFYEMRALLESEAAGLAAMRRTQEDIAEITESFRGMEEAVKENAPGAEAHDRYNAAIARASHNPVLIEFLLFLQGKLHDLAKELRIMTMASPERAHNVLEEHRRVVKYIMAKDPAAAQEAALTHLKNAAERAGMKIYNP, from the coding sequence ATGGATACGCAGGAGAGAAAGATATCCCCGGCGATGCCGGTCAAAGCGGAGAGGCTGTCTTCACAGATATCGAAGCTGATCCTCTCGGAGATACAGTCCGGGCAGCTCACGGTGGGAGATAAACTGCCGCCGGAGACGGAGCTCGCCCAGAGATACGGCGTTAGCCGCACCATCCTCCGCGAGGCCATCGCCAGCCTGAAAAACGAAGATATCCTCGAATCAAAACAGGGACGCGGCATTGTCGTGAAAAACGCACGCAGCCGCCAGGCGTTCAGGTTTTCCGATGTATTCGAGACCGTCTCGATCGGCGAGGTAAATTATTTTTACGAAATGCGCGCGCTGCTTGAGTCGGAGGCGGCGGGGCTCGCCGCGATGCGGCGCACGCAGGAGGATATCGCGGAGATAACGGAGTCTTTCAGAGGAATGGAAGAGGCCGTCAAAGAAAATGCCCCTGGTGCGGAGGCCCATGACCGCTACAACGCGGCGATCGCGCGCGCGAGCCATAACCCCGTGTTGATAGAATTTCTCCTCTTTTTACAGGGAAAGCTGCATGACCTCGCTAAGGAGCTGCGTATCATGACGATGGCCTCGCCGGAGAGGGCGCACAACGTCCTCGAAGAGCACCGCCGCGTGGTGAAATATATTATGGCGAAAGACCCGGCGGCGGCGCAGGAGGCGGCTCTCACGCACCTGAAAAACGCCGCGGAGCGGGCCGGAATGAAGATATATAACCCCTAA
- a CDS encoding ParB N-terminal domain-containing protein, whose protein sequence is MKINEIVKRYYPRELLSSEGASVLDGESVRALLRRFVDEANGDLDRLGDERRLYLLEDIQIDEPRFQSRNDISGEAVETYAQSYENGADMPPVDIALLDDGRLYLIDGFHRCRARMRMGAAWGFIDAVLHKNLSEADARFFSIKENMKNGLPLRSRRDREKAFAIYVETGRCRYPNGMLKSYREIAEELTFLGKDTARRYMSSLFPEIARQLSNRYGEPEAGPLEDSSSKTELPEKSTAPALLKSLKRTGERAAAIATDESALLYERQLLALLNASRARWRRGVIETADYEGISGED, encoded by the coding sequence GTGAAGATAAACGAGATCGTCAAAAGATACTATCCGCGCGAGCTTTTGTCCTCAGAGGGCGCTTCCGTCCTCGACGGGGAGAGTGTGAGGGCGCTGCTCCGCCGATTTGTTGATGAGGCGAACGGCGACCTTGACCGTCTGGGCGACGAACGCCGCCTCTACCTTCTTGAGGATATCCAGATCGACGAGCCGCGTTTCCAGTCGCGAAACGACATCAGCGGCGAGGCGGTGGAGACCTACGCGCAGAGCTACGAGAACGGCGCGGATATGCCGCCCGTTGATATCGCCCTGCTTGATGACGGCCGCCTCTATCTGATAGACGGCTTCCACCGCTGCCGGGCGAGGATGAGGATGGGCGCCGCGTGGGGTTTCATCGACGCCGTGCTGCACAAAAATCTCTCCGAGGCCGACGCGCGCTTTTTTTCCATAAAAGAGAACATGAAAAACGGTCTGCCGCTGCGCAGCAGGCGCGACAGAGAGAAGGCCTTCGCGATCTATGTCGAAACTGGACGCTGCCGCTATCCCAACGGGATGCTCAAAAGCTACCGCGAGATCGCGGAGGAGCTGACCTTCCTCGGCAAAGATACAGCGAGACGTTATATGAGCAGCCTTTTCCCCGAGATCGCGAGACAGCTCTCAAACCGTTACGGCGAGCCGGAGGCTGGGCCGCTGGAAGACAGCTCCTCCAAGACGGAGTTGCCGGAAAAAAGCACCGCGCCAGCGCTGCTGAAGAGCCTGAAGAGGACCGGAGAGCGGGCGGCGGCGATCGCCACCGACGAGAGCGCCCTCCTGTATGAGCGGCAGCTGCTGGCGCTGCTGAACGCCTCGCGCGCCAGGTGGCGGCGCGGCGTGATCGAAACGGCGGATTACGAGGGAATCTCGGGGGAGGATTAG
- a CDS encoding helix-turn-helix domain-containing protein → MRKRKTEERIKAIEMHKQGIPRRRIAEELGVSPDSVKTWISLYKSGQKDLLDDTRKKRTYSKAVKLEAVSAHLEEGRTMVDVTSSFNISSPSLLRRWCKEFLEQGDISSSKRDCPDKKLEVTNSIEKIKELEMQVDVLKKALELQRW, encoded by the coding sequence ATGCGTAAACGTAAAACAGAAGAAAGAATAAAAGCAATTGAGATGCACAAACAGGGAATTCCACGAAGGCGGATTGCTGAAGAACTTGGTGTTAGTCCTGATTCTGTTAAAACATGGATATCTTTATATAAGAGCGGACAGAAGGACTTACTGGATGATACAAGGAAAAAAAGAACCTACAGCAAGGCTGTAAAACTTGAAGCTGTTTCGGCTCATTTAGAAGAGGGACGTACTATGGTAGATGTTACCTCGTCTTTTAACATTTCAAGTCCCTCTCTTTTAAGACGATGGTGTAAGGAATTTCTCGAACAAGGGGATATTTCTAGTTCAAAACGTGACTGTCCAGATAAGAAATTGGAAGTTACAAATAGCATAGAAAAGATCAAAGAGCTGGAAATGCAGGTTGACGTATTAAAAAAAGCCTTAGAGCTGCAAAGGTGGTGA
- a CDS encoding GntP family permease, with the protein MMTGIPLIIVFVLAIIVMVAAISKYKIHPFLSIMAVSLIFGVIAGIPLKDIPGVIGAGFSGTFTSIGIVIIFGALVGTLLEKTGAALKMADVVVTLVGKKNPELAIIIMGWIVSIPVFCDSGFVVLNPIRKALVKRTGASSVAMTVALSMGLYISHCFIPPTPGPIAAANALGIGDNILLVIGLGALLSIPPLIAGYLFAKYIGKRVSARDDNADMDLVKSYEELIAEYGRLPSGVMSFAPIIVPIFLMGLASAFSMAKVSISAIIFLGTPIIALAVGVILGVILLVQSGKAKDFYEITNDTLKTVGPILFITAAGGVLGKVISVSGMVQYITENSCVLSTIGIFFPFVLAAILKTAQGSSTVAITTTAGMLAPVLPALGLNTPSLSALCVIAIGAGAMTVSHANDSYFWVVTNFGEMETEQGYKTQTMGTLIIGLASMVGVFIAYLVLK; encoded by the coding sequence ATGATGACGGGTATTCCTTTAATTATTGTCTTTGTTCTGGCAATCATTGTGATGGTGGCGGCGATATCGAAGTATAAGATACATCCTTTCCTGTCGATAATGGCGGTGTCCCTGATCTTTGGCGTGATCGCCGGAATTCCGCTCAAGGACATCCCGGGAGTGATCGGTGCGGGATTTTCCGGAACATTCACCAGTATCGGCATCGTGATAATCTTCGGCGCGCTTGTCGGGACCCTGCTTGAAAAGACGGGGGCGGCGCTCAAGATGGCCGATGTGGTGGTAACGCTGGTGGGGAAGAAGAACCCCGAGCTCGCGATCATCATAATGGGGTGGATCGTCTCAATACCGGTCTTCTGCGACAGCGGATTTGTCGTGCTCAACCCGATAAGAAAGGCGCTTGTAAAGAGGACGGGGGCCTCCAGCGTCGCGATGACGGTGGCTCTCTCAATGGGGCTTTACATATCCCACTGCTTCATACCGCCGACGCCCGGACCGATCGCCGCGGCCAACGCCCTTGGTATCGGCGATAACATCCTGCTGGTCATTGGGCTCGGCGCGCTGCTCTCCATTCCTCCGCTTATTGCAGGGTATCTCTTCGCGAAATATATTGGAAAACGTGTCTCGGCGCGCGACGATAACGCCGACATGGATCTGGTGAAGAGCTACGAGGAGCTTATCGCTGAATATGGCAGGCTCCCGAGCGGCGTGATGTCGTTTGCCCCGATAATCGTTCCTATCTTCCTCATGGGACTGGCCTCGGCCTTCTCGATGGCGAAGGTGAGCATCTCCGCCATTATCTTCCTCGGTACCCCGATCATCGCGCTTGCGGTCGGCGTCATCCTCGGCGTAATCCTGCTGGTCCAGTCCGGCAAGGCGAAGGACTTCTACGAGATCACTAACGACACCCTGAAGACCGTCGGCCCGATACTTTTCATTACCGCCGCCGGCGGCGTGCTCGGCAAGGTGATCAGCGTCTCGGGGATGGTGCAGTACATCACGGAAAATTCCTGCGTCCTTTCGACGATCGGCATATTCTTCCCCTTCGTGCTGGCCGCGATACTGAAAACGGCGCAGGGCTCCTCTACGGTGGCGATCACCACTACCGCGGGTATGCTCGCCCCCGTACTTCCCGCGCTGGGGCTCAACACACCGTCGCTCTCGGCCCTCTGCGTTATCGCGATCGGCGCGGGAGCGATGACGGTCTCGCACGCGAACGACTCCTATTTCTGGGTCGTCACGAATTTCGGTGAGATGGAGACGGAGCAGGGCTACAAGACCCAGACAATGGGTACCTTGATAATCGGCCTCGCCTCGATGGTCGGCGTATTCATCGCCTATCTGGTGCTGAAATAA
- a CDS encoding transposase — MRKRKTEERIRAIEMHKQGIPRRRIAEELGVSPDSIKTWISLYKSGQKDLLDDTRKKRTYSKAVKLEAVSAHLEEGRTMVDVTSSFNISSPSLLRRWCKEFLEQGDISSSKRDCPDKKLEVTNSIEKIKELEMQVDVLKKALELQRW; from the coding sequence ATGCGTAAACGTAAAACGGAAGAAAGAATAAGAGCAATTGAGATGCACAAACAGGGAATTCCACGAAGGCGGATTGCTGAAGAACTTGGTGTTAGTCCTGATTCTATTAAAACATGGATATCTTTATATAAGAGCGGACAGAAGGACTTACTGGATGATACAAGGAAAAAAAGAACCTACAGCAAGGCTGTAAAACTTGAAGCTGTTTCGGCTCATTTAGAAGAGGGACGTACTATGGTAGATGTTACCTCGTCTTTTAACATTTCAAGTCCCTCTCTTTTAAGACGATGGTGTAAGGAATTTCTCGAACAAGGGGATATTTCTAGTTCAAAACGTGACTGTCCAGATAAGAAATTGGAAGTTACAAATAGCATAGAAAAGATCAAAGAGCTGGAAATGCAGGTTGACGTATTAAAAAAAGCCTTAGAGCTGCAAAGGTGGTGA